Proteins found in one Silene latifolia isolate original U9 population unplaced genomic scaffold, ASM4854445v1 scaffold_20.1, whole genome shotgun sequence genomic segment:
- the LOC141638408 gene encoding cytochrome P450 86A22-like yields MEAFTLLLLFSGVAAYMIWFRAMARWLRGPRVWPLLGSLPGLIENSNRMHEWIAENLRSCGGTYQTCICAVPGLGRKQGLVTVTCDPRNLEHILKNRFDNYPKGPTWQAVFHDLLGQGIFNSDGDTWLFQRKTAALEFTTRTLRQAMGRWVNRAIQDRFCPILKTAQVESSPVDLQDLLLRLTFDNICGLAFGKDPQTLAPGLPRNSFAMAFDRATEATLQRFILPEFIWQFRKWLGLGMEASLTQSMSHVDKFLSDIIKARKQEFASQQQNLNLVHDDLLSRFMKKKESYSDKFLQQVALNFILAGRDTSSVALSWFFWLVSFNPRVEEKILLEICTVLKETRGDDVSKWTSGPLEFDEVDRLIYLKAALSETLRLYPSVPEDSKHVISDDVLPDGTFVPAGSSITYSIYSTGRMKFIWGEDCLEFRPERWISSDGKKLEVQDAYKFVSFNAGPRICLGKDLAYLQMKTIAASVLLRHRLNVTRGHKVEQKMSLTLFMKNGLLMDVHPRDLSLIVSKINK; encoded by the coding sequence ATGGAGGCATTCACATTGCTACTACTTTTCTCAGGTGTAGCAGCCTACATGATCTGGTTCCGGGCAATGGCACGCTGGTTACGCGGTCCACGTGTCTGGCCCTTATTGGGTAGTTTACCAGGGTTAATAGAGAATTCTAACCGCATGCATGAATGGATCGCGGAGAATCTCCGTTCTTGTGGTGGGACCTACCAGACCTGTATCTGTGCTGTGCCGGGTTTGGGTCGTAAACAGGGTCTCGTGACAGTCACGTGCGACCCTAGGAACCTTGAGCATATACTCAAGAATAGGTTCGATAATTACCCCAAGGGTCCTACGTGGCAGGCAGTTTTTCATGATTTGTTGGGTCAGGGGATTTTTAATTCTGACGGTGACACGTGGCTCTTTCAACGAAAGACGGCCGCGTTGGAGTTCACCACCCGGACATTGCGTCAAGCAATGGGCCGGTGGGTGAACCGGGCGATTCAGGATAGGTTTTGTCCCATTTTGAAAACAGCTCAGGTCGAGTCGAGTCCTGTTGACTTACAGGATTTGTTGCTTAGGCTTACGTTTGATAATATTTGCGGGTTGGCCTTTGGGAAGGACCCGCAAACATTAGCACCCGGTTTGCCTAGGAATAGTTTTGCCATGGCTTTCGACCGGGCCACGGAAGCTACGTTACAAAGGTTTATTTTGCCAGAGTTTATTTGGCAATTTAGAAAGTGGCTCGGTCTCGGAATGGAGGCGAGCCTTACTCAAAGTATGTCACATGTCGATAAATTCTTAAGTGACATAATTAAAGCACGTAAACAAGAATTTGCGAGTCAGCAACAGAATTTAAATTTGGTCCATGATGACTTGTTGTCTAGGTTTATGAAGAAAAAAGAGTCATATAGTGACAAATTTTTACAACAGGTGGCACTTAATTTCATCCTAGCTGGACGAGATACGTCCTCCGTGGCGCTGAGCTGGTttttttggttagtgagttttaaTCCACGTGTCGAGGAAAAAATCCTTTTAGAAATCTGCACCGTTCTAAAGGAGACACGTGGAGATGACGTCTCCAAGTGGACGAGTGGACCCTTAGAATTTGATGAAGTCGATAGGTTGATATACCTAAAGGCCGCATTGTCCGAGACCCTAAGGTTGTACCCTTCCGTCCCTGAGGATTCTAAACACGTCATTTCTGATGATGTGTTGCCAGACGGGACTTTTGTCCCGGCCGGGTCCTCCATTACCTATTCCATATACTCCACGGGTCGTATGAAGTTCATATGGGGCGAAGATTGCCTCGAGTTCAGGCCAGAAAGGTGGATCTCGTCAGATGGCAAGAAACTAGAAGTACAAGACGCGTACAAATTTGTGTCGTTCAATGCCGGACCTAGAATTTGCCTAGGCAAAGACTTAGCCTACCTACAAATGAAGACAATTGCAGCATCGGTGTTACTCCGCCACCGTCTGAATGTAACACGAGGACACAAAGTGGAACAGAAGATGTCGTTAACACTTTTTATGAAAAACGGGTTGTTGATGGACGTGCACCCTAGGGACTTGTCCCTGATCGTTtccaaaattaacaaataa